A stretch of Suncus etruscus isolate mSunEtr1 chromosome 9, mSunEtr1.pri.cur, whole genome shotgun sequence DNA encodes these proteins:
- the LOC126017784 gene encoding olfactory receptor 5W2-like — translation MAVENCTEYTDFIFLGLSRRHDVQLGLFIFFLFVYGITVVANVGMILLIKMDSRLHTPMYYFLSNLSFCDVCYSSSVSPKMLADFLSEKKRIPYTACPIQMYFFASFGDIECLLLAVMAYDRYVAICNPLLYTVAMSRRLCTLLVFLTYFMGFLDSAIHTVLAFRLSFCHSNIIDHFYCDLPPILALATSDTSLNEILIFILGTFILSCSVFTVFLSYSYIIATILRMKSAEGRRKAFSTCASHLSTVALFHGTLLYMYLRPSSSYSMDTDKITSVFYTVIIPMLNPLIYSLRNKDVKGAMKKVISTKVC, via the coding sequence ATGGCGGTGGAGAACTGCACTGAGTATACTGATTTCATATTCTTAGGACTTTCTAGAAGACATGATGTACAACTTGGGCTctttatattctttctctttgtttatggCATAACTGTGGTTGCCAATGTAGGCATGATCCTGCTGATCAAGATGGACTCCAGACTCCACACTCCCATGTACTATTTTCTGAGCAACCTGTCTTTCTGTGATGTCTGTTATTCCTCCTCTGTCTCTCCCAAGATGCTGGCTGATTTCTTATCTGAGAAAAAGAGGATTCCCTATACTGCATGTCccattcaaatgtatttctttgcTTCCTTTGGTGACATAGAATGTTTGTTGTTGGCTGTTATGGCATATGACCGTTATGTAGCTATTTGCAATCCACTTCTTTATACAGTTGCCATGTCTAGAAGACTCTGCACCCTGCTGGTTTTCCTCACCTATTTCATGGGCTTTCTAGATTCTGCAATCCACACAGTCTTAGCCTTTCGGTTGTCATTCTGCCATTCCAATATTATTGATCACTTCTACTGTGACCTTCCTCCTATACTTGCCCTTGCCACCTCAGATACATCCCTCAACGAAATTCTTATATTCATTCTTGGTACCTTTATTCTATCGTGCAGCGTCTTCACTGTCTTCCTCTCTTACAGCTACATCATAGCTACCATTCTTAGAATGAAATCAGCTGAGGGGAGACGCAAAGCCTTCTCCACCTGTGCCTCCCACTTAAGCACAGTGGCTCTCTTCCATGGCACACTTCTCTATATGTATTTACGACCCAGCTCTAGTTACTCCATGGACACTGACAAAATTACTTCAGTTTTCTACACAGTTATCATCCCTATGTTAAACCCATTGATCTATAGCTTAAGAAATAAGGATGTAAAAGGTGCCATGAAAAAAGTAATCAGCACTAAAGTATGTTAA